A genomic segment from Nicotiana tabacum cultivar K326 chromosome 9, ASM71507v2, whole genome shotgun sequence encodes:
- the LOC107781533 gene encoding putative cyclin-B3-1 isoform X7 has translation MGKLNSQKHISTIKDGVTELKVYEEADKIKIQSRDSLSRRCKGMSGAPNMSDVQTSRKSSESDIKHIERIKAKCSTSVKVNVKRKVLTDISNIRGNSSRTKSYNSSKLLVSNGKCPKNASNSARKFIMGNVRPNLNGATGDKQILTRAPFKDTKASFDGRKTRIQGRKSVTTGIRRSLPILQQGKVRANLNKATDDKQILTQAPRKDMKASFDGPKTRIQVRKSVTTGIRRTGRNALPPSRRSLPILQQVNVEDTNNKEKVNSKKLEKGKGISGVSVLAKPKAAGDVLPQLSNHSNIRRNRVGDASARMAPRGQAKVEVGALRRKSVRTVLKITASSLNSQKCSKSNSMSGVHKCTSRVSIPCKRLVDVRTSSLSKYATSEISAEQPHQKEVPSSSSGSLATPELSIARRKSDRRKSFTCLLMARSKLMKELCGNVELDNLSNIYDSCNHLEVTEYVDDIYQYYWVIEAQNQPIKNYMETQKEITPQMRGILINWLIEVHLKFDLMQETLFLMVTLLDYYLSLARVKKNDLQLVGLTSLLLASKYEDLFHPRVMDLLSISAESYTRDQMLEMEKDILRKLKFRLNAATPYVFMLRLLKAAQADTRFEHLAFYLIELCLVEYEALNYKPSMLCASAIYVARCTMQMTPAWTPLLGIHGRYQESQFRHCAEMILRFHKAASTALLKVTHEKYMQSSNSKVAAIKPLQSLP, from the exons ATG GGTAAATTGAACTCGCAGAAACATATATCCACCATAAAAG ATGGAGTTACAGAACTCAAGGTTTACGAAGAGGCAGATAAGATAAAAATCCAAAGCCGTGATTCTCTCAGCAGGCGCTGCAA ggGAATGTCTGGTGCGCCTAACATGAGTGATGTGCAGACCAGTCGGAAGAGCTCGGAG AGTGATATCAAGCACATAGAGAGGATAAAAGCAAAATGCAGTACTTCTG TTAAGGTAAATGTCAAAAGAAAAGTATTGACAGATATCAGCAATATCAGGGGCAACTCTTCGAGAACCAAATCATATAATAGCTCCAAACTGCT GGTGTCAAATGGTAAATGCCCAAAAAATGCAAGCAATTCAGCAAGAAAATTTATCATG GGAAATGTGAGGCCAAACTTGAACGGAGCTACTGGTGACAAGCAAATCTTGACACGGG CACCATTCAAAGATACAAAAGCCTCATTTGATGGCCGAAAGACCAGAATTCAAGGCCGTAAATCAGTTACCACTGGAATCAG GAGGTCTTTACCTATACTACAGCAG GGAAAGGTGAGGGCGAACTTGAATAAAGCTACTGATGACAAGCAAATCTTGACACAGG CACCACGCAAAGATATGAAAGCCTCCTTTGATGGCCCAAAGACCAGAATTCAAGTCCGTAAATCAGTTACCACTGGAATCAG GAGAACTGGAAGGAATGCTTTACCGCCATCAAG GCGGTCTTTACCAATACTACAGCAGGTGAACGTAGAGGACACGAACAATAAAGAGAAG GTAAATTCCAAAAAGCTGGAGAAAGGCAAAGGAATAAGTGGTGTTTCAG TTTTGGCAAAGCCTAAGGCCGCAGGAGATGTTTTACCACAGTTAAGCAACCACAGCAACATACGGAGAAATCGAGTTGGTGATGCCTCGGCTAGAAT GGCTCCCCGGGGTCAAGCTAAGGTGGAAGTTGGAGCATTGAGAAGAAAATCAGTCAGG ACAGTTCTGAAAATTACTGCTAGCAGTCTCAATTCACAAAAGTGTTCAAAGTCGAACTCCATGTCAGGTGTGCACAAATGCACCTCTCGAGTTTCCATTCCATGTAAAAGGCTGGTGGATGTTAGGACATCTTCCCTATCAAAATATGCAACATCAGAGATTTCAGCTGAGCAACCTCATCAAAAGGAAGTTCCTTCTAGTAGTAGTGGCAGCTTAGCTACACCGGAATTGTCAATTGCCAGGAGGAAATCTGATCGTAGGAAGTCTTTTACGTGTTTACTGATGGCAAGATCAAAG CTTATGAAGGAGCTATGTGGAAATGTAGAGCTGGACAATTTGTCAAACATTTATGATAGTTGCAATCATCTTGAAGTTACTGAATATGTTGATGACATCTATCAATATTATTGGGTTATAGAG GCACAGAATCAGCCTATCAAAAACTACATGGAGACTCAGAAGGAAATAACACCCCAAATGCGTGGCATATTGATCAACTGGCTTATTGAA GTCCATCTGAAATTTGATTTGATGCAAGAAACTCTATTTCTCATGGTTACACTCCTGGACTACTACTTATCATTAGCAAGGGTCAAGAAGAATGATTTGCAGTTAGTTGGCCTTACTTCACTGTTGTTGGCATCAAAATATGAGGACCTTTTCCATCCGAGG GTCATGGACTTACTAAGCATCTCTGCTGAGTCATACACAAGAGATCAGATGCTGGAAATG GAGAAAGATATCTTAAGGAAATTGAAGTTTCGCCTTAATGCAGCAACTCCTTATGTCTTCATGCTAAGGCTTCTTAAGGCTGCTCAAGCAGACACAAGG TTTGAACATCTGGCATTTTACCTCATCGAGTTGTGCTTGGTTGAATACGAAGCTTTGAACTACAAGCCATCCATGCTTTGTGCATCAGCTATTTATGTGGCAAGATGTACGATGCAAATGACGCCAGCCTGGACACCACTGCTGGGGATTCATGGACGTTATCAAGAATCCCAATTCAG ACATTGTGCGGAAATGATCTTGAGGTTTCACAAAGCTGCAAGCACAGCACTTTTGAAAGTCACGCATGAGAAATATATGCAGTCCAGTAACAGCAAAGTTGCTGCTATAAAACCTTTGCAGAGTCTCCCTTAA
- the LOC107781533 gene encoding putative cyclin-B3-1 isoform X3 — MGKLNSQKHISTIKDGVTELKVYEEADKIKIQSRDSLSRRCKGMSGAPNMSDVQTSRKSSESDIKHIERIKAKCSTSVKVNVKRKVLTDISNIRGNSSRTKSYNSSKLLVSNGKCPKNASNSARKFIMGNVRPNLNGATGDKQILTRDTKASFDGRKTRIQGRKSVTTGIRPTGRNDLPPSRRSLPILQQVNIEGTDNKEKGKVRANLNKATDDKQILTQAPRKDMKASFDGPKTRIQVRKSVTTGIRRTGRNALPPSRRSLPILQQVNVEDTNNKEKVNSKKLEKGKGISGVSVLAKPKAAGDVLPQLSNHSNIRRNRVGDASARMAPRGQAKVEVGALRRKSVRTVLKITASSLNSQKCSKSNSMSGVHKCTSRVSIPCKRLVDVRTSSLSKYATSEISAEQPHQKEVPSSSSGSLATPELSIARRKSDRRKSFTCLLMARSKLMKELCGNVELDNLSNIYDSCNHLEVTEYVDDIYQYYWVIEAQNQPIKNYMETQKEITPQMRGILINWLIEVHLKFDLMQETLFLMVTLLDYYLSLARVKKNDLQLVGLTSLLLASKYEDLFHPRVMDLLSISAESYTRDQMLEMEKDILRKLKFRLNAATPYVFMLRLLKAAQADTRFEHLAFYLIELCLVEYEALNYKPSMLCASAIYVARCTMQMTPAWTPLLGIHGRYQESQFRHCAEMILRFHKAASTALLKVTHEKYMQSSNSKVAAIKPLQSLP, encoded by the exons ATG GGTAAATTGAACTCGCAGAAACATATATCCACCATAAAAG ATGGAGTTACAGAACTCAAGGTTTACGAAGAGGCAGATAAGATAAAAATCCAAAGCCGTGATTCTCTCAGCAGGCGCTGCAA ggGAATGTCTGGTGCGCCTAACATGAGTGATGTGCAGACCAGTCGGAAGAGCTCGGAG AGTGATATCAAGCACATAGAGAGGATAAAAGCAAAATGCAGTACTTCTG TTAAGGTAAATGTCAAAAGAAAAGTATTGACAGATATCAGCAATATCAGGGGCAACTCTTCGAGAACCAAATCATATAATAGCTCCAAACTGCT GGTGTCAAATGGTAAATGCCCAAAAAATGCAAGCAATTCAGCAAGAAAATTTATCATG GGAAATGTGAGGCCAAACTTGAACGGAGCTACTGGTGACAAGCAAATCTTGACACGGG ATACAAAAGCCTCATTTGATGGCCGAAAGACCAGAATTCAAGGCCGTAAATCAGTTACCACTGGAATCAG GCCAACTGGAAGGAATGATTTACCGCCATCAAG GAGGTCTTTACCTATACTACAGCAGGTGAACATCGAGGGTACAGACAATAAAGAGAAG GGAAAGGTGAGGGCGAACTTGAATAAAGCTACTGATGACAAGCAAATCTTGACACAGG CACCACGCAAAGATATGAAAGCCTCCTTTGATGGCCCAAAGACCAGAATTCAAGTCCGTAAATCAGTTACCACTGGAATCAG GAGAACTGGAAGGAATGCTTTACCGCCATCAAG GCGGTCTTTACCAATACTACAGCAGGTGAACGTAGAGGACACGAACAATAAAGAGAAG GTAAATTCCAAAAAGCTGGAGAAAGGCAAAGGAATAAGTGGTGTTTCAG TTTTGGCAAAGCCTAAGGCCGCAGGAGATGTTTTACCACAGTTAAGCAACCACAGCAACATACGGAGAAATCGAGTTGGTGATGCCTCGGCTAGAAT GGCTCCCCGGGGTCAAGCTAAGGTGGAAGTTGGAGCATTGAGAAGAAAATCAGTCAGG ACAGTTCTGAAAATTACTGCTAGCAGTCTCAATTCACAAAAGTGTTCAAAGTCGAACTCCATGTCAGGTGTGCACAAATGCACCTCTCGAGTTTCCATTCCATGTAAAAGGCTGGTGGATGTTAGGACATCTTCCCTATCAAAATATGCAACATCAGAGATTTCAGCTGAGCAACCTCATCAAAAGGAAGTTCCTTCTAGTAGTAGTGGCAGCTTAGCTACACCGGAATTGTCAATTGCCAGGAGGAAATCTGATCGTAGGAAGTCTTTTACGTGTTTACTGATGGCAAGATCAAAG CTTATGAAGGAGCTATGTGGAAATGTAGAGCTGGACAATTTGTCAAACATTTATGATAGTTGCAATCATCTTGAAGTTACTGAATATGTTGATGACATCTATCAATATTATTGGGTTATAGAG GCACAGAATCAGCCTATCAAAAACTACATGGAGACTCAGAAGGAAATAACACCCCAAATGCGTGGCATATTGATCAACTGGCTTATTGAA GTCCATCTGAAATTTGATTTGATGCAAGAAACTCTATTTCTCATGGTTACACTCCTGGACTACTACTTATCATTAGCAAGGGTCAAGAAGAATGATTTGCAGTTAGTTGGCCTTACTTCACTGTTGTTGGCATCAAAATATGAGGACCTTTTCCATCCGAGG GTCATGGACTTACTAAGCATCTCTGCTGAGTCATACACAAGAGATCAGATGCTGGAAATG GAGAAAGATATCTTAAGGAAATTGAAGTTTCGCCTTAATGCAGCAACTCCTTATGTCTTCATGCTAAGGCTTCTTAAGGCTGCTCAAGCAGACACAAGG TTTGAACATCTGGCATTTTACCTCATCGAGTTGTGCTTGGTTGAATACGAAGCTTTGAACTACAAGCCATCCATGCTTTGTGCATCAGCTATTTATGTGGCAAGATGTACGATGCAAATGACGCCAGCCTGGACACCACTGCTGGGGATTCATGGACGTTATCAAGAATCCCAATTCAG ACATTGTGCGGAAATGATCTTGAGGTTTCACAAAGCTGCAAGCACAGCACTTTTGAAAGTCACGCATGAGAAATATATGCAGTCCAGTAACAGCAAAGTTGCTGCTATAAAACCTTTGCAGAGTCTCCCTTAA